In the Corvus cornix cornix isolate S_Up_H32 chromosome 20, ASM73873v5, whole genome shotgun sequence genome, one interval contains:
- the DNMT3B gene encoding DNA (cytosine-5)-methyltransferase 3B isoform X1: MNMVKSPEQLEQRLAGMVAVRETSPAWSALGEEGPATMKKDKSHGQDEADCRAKLILINGDNAPGVVLEANGKPSTPDPRGLELLPLKKDSNGDLSKEELAWPLSLTPAQKAGRTRHEMRIKEPPRSVETLRDLPTPVRSSRRRSAMSTPVTIDLTEEDSQDSSRSSSTLSGSSSQEGQNGSAELGAEESESRDMGTALEYQDGKEFGIGELVWGKIKGFSWWPAIVVSHRATAKRQAVSGMRWVQWFGDGKFSEVSADKLVGLMAFRQHFNSSTFNKLVSYRRAIYHALEVARSRSGKTFTTGPRESLEEQLKPMIDWAITGFKPLGLKGLRPPKGSENGVLRNGTEEVVPLEQYPPTKRLKTYPCNNSKEQRVEEDRTREQMVSEVTNNSGKLEDSCLSCGRRNPATFHPLFKGGLCQMCRDRFLEYFYMYDEDGYQSYCTVCCAGKELLLCSNTSCCRCFCVECLEVLVGRGTSAKVKEQEPWNCYMCQPQQSHGVLQRRQDWNARLQDFFTSDKGQEYAAPKIYPTVPPAKRRPIRVLSLFDGVATGHPGAATSSGADEGDLEAKESSATSDLCPLAGYTVLKDLGIQVEKYIASEICENPMAAGTVRPEGNITYVHDVRNITKRNIEEWGPFDLVIGGSPCDDVSLVNPARKALFEGTGRLFFEFYHLLNYARPKAGEERPFFWMFENVVAMRINDKRDISRFLECNPVMIDAIKISAAHRARYFWGNLPGMDRIFGFPLPYTDVSNMSRGARQKLLGGSWSVPVIRHLFSPLKDYFACE, from the exons ATGAACATGGTAAAGAGCccggagcagctggagcagcgGTTGGCGGGGATGGTGGCTGTCCGGGAGACGTCTCCAGCCTGGTCTgcactgggagaggaggggccg GCGACCATGAAAAAGGACAAGAGCCACGGGCAGGATGAAGCAGACTGTAGGGCAAAGCTGATCCTCATCAACGGGGACAATGCACCTGGCGTTGTACTGGAGGCGAATGGGAAGCCCAGCACTCCAG ATCCCAggggcctggagctgcttcccCTGAAGAAGGACAGCAATGGAGACCTCTCCAAGGAGGAGCTGGCCTGGCCGCTCAGTCTGACGCCGGCGCAGAAG GCAGGGCGGACCCGGCACGAGATGAGGATCAAGGAACCACCACGCAGTGTGGAGACTCTCAGGGACCTGCCAACTCCCGTGCGG AGCTCCAGGCGTCGCTCAGCCATGTCCACACCGGTGACCATCGACCTGACGGAGGAGGACTCCCAGGACTCATcccgcagcagcagcacactCTCTGGTAGCAGCTCCCAGGAGGGGCAGAACggctctgctgagctgggggCCGAGGAGTCAGAGAGCAGAGACATGGGCACGGCGCTGGAATACCAG GATGGGAAGGAATTTGGAATTGGGGAGCTCGTCTGGGGAAAGATCAAAGGTTTTTCCTGGTGGCCTGCAATTGTCGTCTCCCACAGAGCCACGGCCAAGCGCCAGGCGGTCTCGGGCATGCGGTGGGTGCAGTGGTTTGGAGACGGGAAGTTCTCCGAG GTTTCTGCAGACAAACTGGTGGGACTGATGGCCTTTAGGCAGCATTTCAATTCCTCCACGTTCAACAAGCTGGTGTCCTACCGCCGTGCCATTTACCACGCCCTGGAG GTTGCCCGGAGCCGGTCGGGGAAGACGTTTACAACTGGCCCCAGGGAGTcactggaggagcagctgaagccCATGATCGACTGGGCAATCACTGGTTTCAAACCCCTGGGGCTCAAGGGACTGCGGCCACCCAAAGGCTCAG AGAATGGGGTGCTGAGGAATGGGACAGAGGAGGTGGTGCCCCTTGAACAATATCCCCCCACCAAGAGGCTGAAGACCTACCCCTGCAACAACAGCAAGGAGCAGCGTGTGGAAGAGGACCGGACCCGAG AGCAAATGGTTTCTGAAGTTACGAACAACAGCGGGAAGCTGGAAG ACAGCTGTTTGTCCTGCGGGAGGAGGAACCCAGCCACCTTCCACCCACTgttcaaggggggcctctgccaGATGTGCAGG GATAGATTCCTGGAGTACTTCTACATGTATGACGAAGATGGGTACCAGTCCTACTGCACCGTCTGCTGTGCaggcaaggagctgctgctttgcagcaacaccagctgctgcag GTGCTTCTGTGTGGAGTgtctggaggtgctggtggggCGAGGGACATCGGCCAAAGTTAAAGAGCAGGAGCCCTGGAACTGCTACatgtgccagccccagcagagccacgGCGTGCTGCAGCGCCGGCAGGACTGGAACGCCCGCCTGCAGGACTTCTTTACCAGTGACAAGGGACAGGAATAT GCTGCACCCAAAATCTACCCAACAGTTCCTCCAGCGAAGAGGAGACCAATTCGCGTGCTCTCGTTGTTCGATGGGGTGGCAACAG GacatccaggagcagccacatcGAGCGGTGCTGACGAAGGAGACTTGGAGGCTAAAGAGAGCAGTGCGACCTCAGACCTCTGTCCATTGGCAGGGTACACGGTGCTGAAGGACTTGGGCATCCAAGTGGAGAAGTACATTGCCTCAGAGATCTGTGAGAACCCCATGGCCGCAGGCACCGTGCGGCCTGAGGGCAACATCACCTACGTGCACGATGTCAGGAACATAACCAAGAGAAAT ATTGAGGAGTGGGGTCCTTTTGACCTAGTGATCGGTGGCAGCCCCTGTGACGATGTCTCCCTTGTCAATCCAGCCAGGAAGGCGCTGTTTG aaggAACCGGGAGGCTGTTCTTTGAGTTCTACCACCTGCTCAACTACGCTCGTCCCAAGGCGGGCGAGGAGCGGCCCTTCTTCTGGATGTTTGAGAATGTGGTGGCCATGAGGATCAATGACAAGAGGGACATTTCGCGGTTTCTAGAG TGTAACCCAGTTATGATTGATGCGATCAAGATATCAGCTGCCCACCGAGCTCGTTACTTCTGGGGCAACCTCCCTGGGATGGACAG gatcTTTGGCTTCCCTCTCCCCTACACGGATGTGTCCAACATGAGCCGCGGGGCTCGCCAGAAGCTGCTGGGGGGATCGTGGAGCGTCCCTGTCATCCGGCACCTCTTCTCCCCACTCAAGGATTACTTTGCCTGTGAATAG
- the COMMD7 gene encoding LOW QUALITY PROTEIN: COMM domain-containing protein 7 (The sequence of the model RefSeq protein was modified relative to this genomic sequence to represent the inferred CDS: deleted 1 base in 1 codon), which translates to MGLLNFTRDPVPEAVSGDMHNLNQLSAQQFSALTEVLFRFLTEPKEVERFLTQLSDFATMNKISLGPLKNIVKSILLVPNGALKRNLSSEQVRADFIALGLSEEKASYFAEQWKVNSPTLTRLAVGQTLMINQLIDMEWKFGVTAGSSELEKVGSIFLQLKLVIKKGSQLENVYVELTLPQFYSFLHEMERVKTSLESFS; encoded by the exons ATGGGGCTGCTCAACTTCACCCGCGAC CCGGTGCCGGAGGCGGTGAGCGGCGACATGCACAACCTCAACCAGCTCAGCGCCCAG CAATTCTCAGCGCTGACTGAAGTGCTTTTCCGCTTTCTGACAGAGCCCAAGGAG GTAGAAAGGTTTCTGACTCAGCTCTCAGACTTTGCCACCATGAATAAAATCAGCTTGGGCCCCCTGAAAAACATTGTCAAAAGTATTCTTCTGGTACCCAACG GTGCCCTGAAGAGGAATTTGTCTTCAGAACAAGTCAGAGCAGATTTTATTGCTCTAG GCCTCAGTGAAGAGAAAGCCAGTTATTTTGCAGAACag TGGAAGGTGAATTCCCCCACCCTAACACGCCTGGCTGTGGGTCAGACACTGATGATTAACCAGCTGATAGATATGGAGTGGAAGTTTGGAG TGACTGCTGGGAGCAGTGAGCTGGAAAAAGTGGGAAGTATCTTCTTACAG CTGAAGCTGGTGATTAAAAAAGGGAGCCAATTGGAAAACGTGTATGTTG agttaACTTTGCCCCAGTTCTACAGTTTTCTGCATGAAATGGAACGGGTCAAAACCAGCCTGGAAAGCTTCAGCTGA
- the DNMT3B gene encoding DNA (cytosine-5)-methyltransferase 3B isoform X2: MNMVKSPEQLEQRLAGMVAVRETSPAWSALGEEGPATMKKDKSHGQDEADCRAKLILINGDNAPGVVLEANGKPSTPDPRGLELLPLKKDSNGDLSKEELAWPLSLTPAQKSSRRRSAMSTPVTIDLTEEDSQDSSRSSSTLSGSSSQEGQNGSAELGAEESESRDMGTALEYQDGKEFGIGELVWGKIKGFSWWPAIVVSHRATAKRQAVSGMRWVQWFGDGKFSEVSADKLVGLMAFRQHFNSSTFNKLVSYRRAIYHALEVARSRSGKTFTTGPRESLEEQLKPMIDWAITGFKPLGLKGLRPPKGSENGVLRNGTEEVVPLEQYPPTKRLKTYPCNNSKEQRVEEDRTREQMVSEVTNNSGKLEDSCLSCGRRNPATFHPLFKGGLCQMCRDRFLEYFYMYDEDGYQSYCTVCCAGKELLLCSNTSCCRCFCVECLEVLVGRGTSAKVKEQEPWNCYMCQPQQSHGVLQRRQDWNARLQDFFTSDKGQEYAAPKIYPTVPPAKRRPIRVLSLFDGVATGHPGAATSSGADEGDLEAKESSATSDLCPLAGYTVLKDLGIQVEKYIASEICENPMAAGTVRPEGNITYVHDVRNITKRNIEEWGPFDLVIGGSPCDDVSLVNPARKALFEGTGRLFFEFYHLLNYARPKAGEERPFFWMFENVVAMRINDKRDISRFLECNPVMIDAIKISAAHRARYFWGNLPGMDRIFGFPLPYTDVSNMSRGARQKLLGGSWSVPVIRHLFSPLKDYFACE; encoded by the exons ATGAACATGGTAAAGAGCccggagcagctggagcagcgGTTGGCGGGGATGGTGGCTGTCCGGGAGACGTCTCCAGCCTGGTCTgcactgggagaggaggggccg GCGACCATGAAAAAGGACAAGAGCCACGGGCAGGATGAAGCAGACTGTAGGGCAAAGCTGATCCTCATCAACGGGGACAATGCACCTGGCGTTGTACTGGAGGCGAATGGGAAGCCCAGCACTCCAG ATCCCAggggcctggagctgcttcccCTGAAGAAGGACAGCAATGGAGACCTCTCCAAGGAGGAGCTGGCCTGGCCGCTCAGTCTGACGCCGGCGCAGAAG AGCTCCAGGCGTCGCTCAGCCATGTCCACACCGGTGACCATCGACCTGACGGAGGAGGACTCCCAGGACTCATcccgcagcagcagcacactCTCTGGTAGCAGCTCCCAGGAGGGGCAGAACggctctgctgagctgggggCCGAGGAGTCAGAGAGCAGAGACATGGGCACGGCGCTGGAATACCAG GATGGGAAGGAATTTGGAATTGGGGAGCTCGTCTGGGGAAAGATCAAAGGTTTTTCCTGGTGGCCTGCAATTGTCGTCTCCCACAGAGCCACGGCCAAGCGCCAGGCGGTCTCGGGCATGCGGTGGGTGCAGTGGTTTGGAGACGGGAAGTTCTCCGAG GTTTCTGCAGACAAACTGGTGGGACTGATGGCCTTTAGGCAGCATTTCAATTCCTCCACGTTCAACAAGCTGGTGTCCTACCGCCGTGCCATTTACCACGCCCTGGAG GTTGCCCGGAGCCGGTCGGGGAAGACGTTTACAACTGGCCCCAGGGAGTcactggaggagcagctgaagccCATGATCGACTGGGCAATCACTGGTTTCAAACCCCTGGGGCTCAAGGGACTGCGGCCACCCAAAGGCTCAG AGAATGGGGTGCTGAGGAATGGGACAGAGGAGGTGGTGCCCCTTGAACAATATCCCCCCACCAAGAGGCTGAAGACCTACCCCTGCAACAACAGCAAGGAGCAGCGTGTGGAAGAGGACCGGACCCGAG AGCAAATGGTTTCTGAAGTTACGAACAACAGCGGGAAGCTGGAAG ACAGCTGTTTGTCCTGCGGGAGGAGGAACCCAGCCACCTTCCACCCACTgttcaaggggggcctctgccaGATGTGCAGG GATAGATTCCTGGAGTACTTCTACATGTATGACGAAGATGGGTACCAGTCCTACTGCACCGTCTGCTGTGCaggcaaggagctgctgctttgcagcaacaccagctgctgcag GTGCTTCTGTGTGGAGTgtctggaggtgctggtggggCGAGGGACATCGGCCAAAGTTAAAGAGCAGGAGCCCTGGAACTGCTACatgtgccagccccagcagagccacgGCGTGCTGCAGCGCCGGCAGGACTGGAACGCCCGCCTGCAGGACTTCTTTACCAGTGACAAGGGACAGGAATAT GCTGCACCCAAAATCTACCCAACAGTTCCTCCAGCGAAGAGGAGACCAATTCGCGTGCTCTCGTTGTTCGATGGGGTGGCAACAG GacatccaggagcagccacatcGAGCGGTGCTGACGAAGGAGACTTGGAGGCTAAAGAGAGCAGTGCGACCTCAGACCTCTGTCCATTGGCAGGGTACACGGTGCTGAAGGACTTGGGCATCCAAGTGGAGAAGTACATTGCCTCAGAGATCTGTGAGAACCCCATGGCCGCAGGCACCGTGCGGCCTGAGGGCAACATCACCTACGTGCACGATGTCAGGAACATAACCAAGAGAAAT ATTGAGGAGTGGGGTCCTTTTGACCTAGTGATCGGTGGCAGCCCCTGTGACGATGTCTCCCTTGTCAATCCAGCCAGGAAGGCGCTGTTTG aaggAACCGGGAGGCTGTTCTTTGAGTTCTACCACCTGCTCAACTACGCTCGTCCCAAGGCGGGCGAGGAGCGGCCCTTCTTCTGGATGTTTGAGAATGTGGTGGCCATGAGGATCAATGACAAGAGGGACATTTCGCGGTTTCTAGAG TGTAACCCAGTTATGATTGATGCGATCAAGATATCAGCTGCCCACCGAGCTCGTTACTTCTGGGGCAACCTCCCTGGGATGGACAG gatcTTTGGCTTCCCTCTCCCCTACACGGATGTGTCCAACATGAGCCGCGGGGCTCGCCAGAAGCTGCTGGGGGGATCGTGGAGCGTCCCTGTCATCCGGCACCTCTTCTCCCCACTCAAGGATTACTTTGCCTGTGAATAG